A single genomic interval of Prunus dulcis chromosome 5, ALMONDv2, whole genome shotgun sequence harbors:
- the LOC117628867 gene encoding E3 ubiquitin-protein ligase BOI isoform X2 has protein sequence MAVQAQYPSNILFLNRNSQDGHDYSLQAQPGGYLDQSHMLFNNGGGVNNTTNQRKRGRETSAATEISPSILPFSLQQQSQPPPPQLIDLSQLHSHNHNHNNPNVVSTGLRLSFGDQQQQQQQQQQQFQQHHNQQQQQHSSALFSVLTEDFATQIKHQRDELDQFLQAQGEQLQRTLAEKRQRHYRALLNAAEESIARRLREKDVEVEKATRRNAELEARAAQLSVEAQVWQAKARAQQATAATLQAQLQQAMMSGGFVAAQDSRRGDDGVASSAGVEGQAEDAESAYIDPERVTMSAPSCKACRKRVASVVILPCRHLCLCTECDQMVQACPLCLCMRNSSVEVFLS, from the exons ATGGCAGTTCAAGCTCAATACCCTTCAAATATCCTCTTTCTAAACAG AAACTCACAAGACGGGCATGATTATTCCTTACAAGCACAGCCAGGAGGATATCTTGATCAATCCCACATGCTATTCAAcaatggaggaggag TCAATAATACTACCAATCAGCgcaaaagaggaagagaaactTCAGCTGCCACTGAAATCTCACCTTCAATCCTTCCTTTCTCTCTGCAACAACAATCccaacctcctcctcctcagcTCATCGACCTCTCCCAACTCCACAgccacaaccacaaccacaacaATCCCAATGTGGTCTCCACAGGCCTCCGTTTATCCTTTGGggaccaacaacaacaacaacagcaacagcagcaacaaTTTCAACAGCATCAcaatcaacaacaacaacaacactCTTCAGCTTTGTTCTCTGTTTTAACAGAGGACTTTGCTACCCAAATCAAACACCAGCGGGACGAATTAGACCAATTCCTTCAAGCCCAG gGGGAGCAACTGCAGCGCACATTAGCAGAGAAACGGCAGAGGCACTACCGTGCGCTACTGAACGCAGCGGAGGAATCAATAGCTCGTAGGTTGAGAGAGAAAGACGTGGAGGTTGAGAAGGCCACGCGTAGAAATGCCGAGTTGGAAGCACGCGCTGCGCAACTTAGCGTGGAGGCCCAGGTGTGGCAGGCTAAGGCCCGGGCACAACAGGCCACTGCTGCGACCCTACAGGCCCAACTGCAGCAGGCCATGATGAGCGGCGGGTTTGTGGCGGCTCAGGACAGCAGGAGAGGGGACGATGGAGTAGCATCCTCGGCTGGCGTAGAGGGCCAAGCTGAGGATGCCGAGTCTGCATACATTGACCCGGAAAGAGTGACCATGTCTGCCCCGAGTTGTAAAGCGTGTCGAAAACGGGTCGCCTCGGTGGTTATACTGCCATGCCGTCACTTATGCCTCTGTACAGAGTGTGACCAAATGGTTCAGGCCTGCCCATTGTGCCTCTGCATGAGAAATTCAAGTGTGGAAGTCTTTCTTTCTTAG
- the LOC117628867 gene encoding E3 ubiquitin-protein ligase BOI isoform X1 produces MAVQAQYPSNILFLNRNSQDGHDYSLQAQPGGYLDQSHMLFNNGGGAVNNTTNQRKRGRETSAATEISPSILPFSLQQQSQPPPPQLIDLSQLHSHNHNHNNPNVVSTGLRLSFGDQQQQQQQQQQQFQQHHNQQQQQHSSALFSVLTEDFATQIKHQRDELDQFLQAQGEQLQRTLAEKRQRHYRALLNAAEESIARRLREKDVEVEKATRRNAELEARAAQLSVEAQVWQAKARAQQATAATLQAQLQQAMMSGGFVAAQDSRRGDDGVASSAGVEGQAEDAESAYIDPERVTMSAPSCKACRKRVASVVILPCRHLCLCTECDQMVQACPLCLCMRNSSVEVFLS; encoded by the exons ATGGCAGTTCAAGCTCAATACCCTTCAAATATCCTCTTTCTAAACAG AAACTCACAAGACGGGCATGATTATTCCTTACAAGCACAGCCAGGAGGATATCTTGATCAATCCCACATGCTATTCAAcaatggaggaggag CAGTCAATAATACTACCAATCAGCgcaaaagaggaagagaaactTCAGCTGCCACTGAAATCTCACCTTCAATCCTTCCTTTCTCTCTGCAACAACAATCccaacctcctcctcctcagcTCATCGACCTCTCCCAACTCCACAgccacaaccacaaccacaacaATCCCAATGTGGTCTCCACAGGCCTCCGTTTATCCTTTGGggaccaacaacaacaacaacagcaacagcagcaacaaTTTCAACAGCATCAcaatcaacaacaacaacaacactCTTCAGCTTTGTTCTCTGTTTTAACAGAGGACTTTGCTACCCAAATCAAACACCAGCGGGACGAATTAGACCAATTCCTTCAAGCCCAG gGGGAGCAACTGCAGCGCACATTAGCAGAGAAACGGCAGAGGCACTACCGTGCGCTACTGAACGCAGCGGAGGAATCAATAGCTCGTAGGTTGAGAGAGAAAGACGTGGAGGTTGAGAAGGCCACGCGTAGAAATGCCGAGTTGGAAGCACGCGCTGCGCAACTTAGCGTGGAGGCCCAGGTGTGGCAGGCTAAGGCCCGGGCACAACAGGCCACTGCTGCGACCCTACAGGCCCAACTGCAGCAGGCCATGATGAGCGGCGGGTTTGTGGCGGCTCAGGACAGCAGGAGAGGGGACGATGGAGTAGCATCCTCGGCTGGCGTAGAGGGCCAAGCTGAGGATGCCGAGTCTGCATACATTGACCCGGAAAGAGTGACCATGTCTGCCCCGAGTTGTAAAGCGTGTCGAAAACGGGTCGCCTCGGTGGTTATACTGCCATGCCGTCACTTATGCCTCTGTACAGAGTGTGACCAAATGGTTCAGGCCTGCCCATTGTGCCTCTGCATGAGAAATTCAAGTGTGGAAGTCTTTCTTTCTTAG